The genome window AATACTGTTTGCTCAGGGTGGGTCAGAGAACACAGAAATTTCAGGGAGTTTTAGGGGGGgtgctgtggttttgggggtctcacaGACACAGGAATATAGGGTTCagggggtgctgtgggtttgggggtctcagggtggGTTCAGAGCACACAGAAATCCCAGGGACTGTGGGGTTTGAGGCTCTCAGGGTGGACCACAGGACACAGAAATTGCCAGCAGTGTTTCgggggtgctgtgggttttgggggtctcagggtggGTTCAGAGCACACAGCAAGCCCAGCATTGTGGGTTTGGGGCTCAGGGTGGGTTCAGAGCACACAGAAACTCCCAGGAAGATTTAAAGGGGGttcctgtgggttttggggtctctcagggTGGATTCAGAGCACACAGCAAGCCCAGGCACTGTAGgtttggggttcaggatgggTCAGAGAACACAGAAATTCCAGGCACtgttgggggtttggggggtctcagGATGGGTTCAGAGTGCACAGAAGTTTCAGGAAGCTTTAGGGGAggggtgctgtgggtttggggggtctcagggtgGGTTCAGAGCACACAGAAACCCCGGGCACTGTTGGGGttgctgtgggttttgggggtctcagagcacacagcaaGCCCAGGCACTGTTGGGTTTGGGGCTCAGGATGGATtcagagcacacagaaattCCCAGGAAGATTTAGgggggtgctgtgggtttgAGGCCCCCAGGTCTCGAGCCCAGAAGCCCGCACTGTTGGTTTGGGCCCAGGAGGGTCACACAGAAGCCCGGCACTGTTGgtttggggttcaggatggaTTCAGAGCACACAGAATTTCCAGGAAGATTTAAGGGGgttgctgtgggtttggggtctctcaggATGGGTTCAGAGCGCACAGCAAGCCCAGCACAGTTGGTTTGAGGCCCCCAGGATGGGTCAGAGCACACAGCATTAGGAAGCTAGgatgtgggtttggggtttggctCAGGATGGGTTCAGAGGTGGTCAGGCACAGAAGTTTCCAGGAAGCTTTAGGGGAGGGCTGCTGTGGCTCCGGGGGTACCTGGCCCCGCAGGAAGAAGTGCGGCAGGTGTTTCATGGCGTTGCCCCTCACGCAGGCCACGTTGCCGAAGCGGCCGGGCTGCGCCGCCTGCAGCGCCCGGATCCTGGCGCGGGTGAACGCGGCCACCTTGCCCCGCAGCTCCAACCCCAGCGCCAGCGAGCGCGGAAAGAGCTCCGAGAGAGCCACTGGGGGCAGGGAAACCggtcagagagagagaaacccggtcagagagagagagagagaacgGGAACAGCTCCAAGAGGAGCCACTGGGGGGAGAAAAACCCGGtcggagagagagagagagaaacccgggagagacagagagagagagagagaaaaacccggtcagagagagagagagaaaaaaaaacctggtcagagagagagagagagactgacCGGGAACAGCTCTGAGAGAGCCACTGGGGgcgggagagagggagggagacacggtcagagaaagagaaaaagccggtcacaaagagagagagagaccgGGTGAGAGTCCcggtgagagagagagagccacGGTGAGAGAGACcggggggagagagagagcacCGGGAGAGAAAGCACCGgtgagagagggggagagagagagagagagagaaaaaacccgggcagagagagagagacaaagaaagaaagagagaaagagacagagagagcgagagagagacagagagacagaccCGGTCAGAGCcccagcagagacagagcaccggggagaaagagagagagacagagagactgGGGAGAGAGCACcgggagagagagacagagagagccCCGGCGGCACCGCCGGTCCCACCCGGACCCCGCCGTGCCCGCCTcgccccccgtgccccctcACCCACAGCCCAACGTGCCCCCCAGCggcccccggagccccccgtGCCCACCCCCGTGCCCCCTCACCCGCAATCCCCGTGCCCACCcgaagcccccagaccccctgtgcccacccccgtgcccagccccggtgccccgggCTCACCGAGCAGCCCCCCGTAGCCGCACCCAACATCTGCGAACTCCACGCgggccgggggggtcccgggagGGGCTTCGGGCGGGAAAAAACTCGGGAACAGCGAGGCCCAGTCCATGTCCTGAGGGCGGGACGGGCTGCGGCACCGGGGAACCGGCACCGGGGAACCGTGACTGCCCGGGCACCGGGAACCGTGACTGCCCGGGCACCGGAACGGGCACCGGGGTGACTACAAGGGCACCGGGGAACCGGCGGCCGGGCACCGGGAACGGGACCCGGGGAACAGGGGTCCAGCGCGGCCGTGACGGATAGCCCGGCGCTGGGGCGGCCAGGTGGCCGCGGTGCCGCACGGAGCCATCACGGCGGTCCCGGGGCTCTCAGGGCCGGGGGAGGTTCCGGTGGATTTCCGGGCGGTTGCGGGGCTCCCCGCACTCACTAGCACAGGGTGTGGTCGGCCAGCGGGTTCGAGTGCGCGCGCTGGCGGTAGAAGCGTTTCTGTGGCGGCAacgccgcctcctcctccttctcctcgGCCGCCGCCATGCCGGCACCGCGCGGCGCGTCGGAGTGACGTCACTGCGCGGCGCGGCGATGTGACGTCACGAGCAGCCTGTCAGCGGAGCGAGCACTGGTTGGAGGCGtcagcgccccctggcggcgcAGCACAGACAGTAcaaccagtgctcccagtacaaccagtgctcccagtactcccagtgccccccagtgctcccagtgcccccagtgctcccagtacagccagtgctcccagcacaaccagtgctcccagtgccccccagtgctcccagtacagccagtgctcccagtacaacCAGTAcagccagtgctcccagtgctcccagtgccccccagtgctcccagtacaaccagtgctcccagtgctcccagtacagccagtgctcccagtgctcccagtgctcccagtacagccagtgctcccagtgccctcccagtgccccagtgctcccagtacaaccagtgctcccagtacaaccagtgcccccagtgcccccagtgcccccaatgCTCCCAGTAcaaccagtgctcccagtgccccccagtgctcccagcacagccagtgctcccagcacagccagggctcccagtacaaccagtgctcccagtacaacCAGTGCTCCCAATGCCTGCTCAATGCTCCCAGTGCcgcccccagtgcccccccagtgcccctccccagtcctcccagtgctcccagagcccccagtgctcccagtctccccagtgcccctccccagtgctcccagttcctcccgATGGTCCCAGtaatcccagtgtcccctgatgtcccccagTACCCCACACCCCCCTCAGTCCTCTCAAGTTCTTCCAGTGCCCCCTGattcccccccagtccctccagCGCacccagttcctcccagtccccagtccccccagtgcccccagtgttcccagtgctcccagtccccccagtgcccccaatgttcccagtgttcccagtgcccccagtccccccagtcccctcaGTCCCTCTCCAGTCCCCCCCTCCGCGGGCTCTTCCCGCTCGGGGCCGTTTGGGGAATTCGGCTGCGGCCAGACCGGGGGCGAGTTCCGGGAACCCCCGGGGGTGTCGGGGGGGGTTGAGCAATGTGGGGCCGGAGCCGCCCGGCCCTTCCCGGCCggtcccccccagtcccctcccGTCCCTTCCCGTCCCGTTCGCTCCCTCCGGGGCTGCCCGGACCGGCTCCGGGCGGGGGTCCCGGGCCGGGGCACGGGGGGACGCGGTGCTGTGACCCCCAGTCCCTGTCATTTTTCCCGCGCCGCACCGTACCCCCGGTCCCTGTGACCCATGTCCCCCCGTCCCCCGTCCCCATTGTACCCCCTGTGACCCGGTCCCTGTGACCCCCCCCAGTCCCTGTGACCCCTGTACCCCCCAGGTCTCTGTGACCCCCCCAGGTCGCTCTGCCCCAGCGCCGCCCCCCCGGTGTCCCGGGGCCACATTAACCCGGTGACGCAGGCGGTGACGCGGCTGcgcggggggtcccggggggggaCACGAGCGGGACCGGGGGGGGTCGGGGCGGGTTGTTCATTACCCCGGGGTCACCCCCTCAGCCCCCGGTCACCGTGAGCTCGGGGAGCCCGGCTCGGGTGGCACCGGAGGCGGGTCCGTGACACCCGCGCGGTGGCACCGGGGACAGGTGTGTGACATCCTGCACGGTGGCACCAGGGGCGGGTCTGTGCCACCCGCGCGGTGGCACCGGGACGGGTCCGTGACACCCGTGCGGTGGCACCGGGGATGGGTCCGTGACACCCGCGCGGTGGCACCGGGACATGTCCGTCACACCCGTGCGGTGGCACCGGGGATGGGTGTGTGACATCCCGCACGGTGGCACCGAGGGAGGGTCCGGGACACCCGCACGGTGGCACTGCGAGGGCACGAGGCGGAGATGGCATCGGAGGGGTGACAATGGCAGTGGTGGCACGGGGAAAGGGGGGGTTGGCACCGTGTCACCCTCCCcggcagggacagagggacaggggtgagctggggcagggggacacgggtgagggacacggg of Camarhynchus parvulus chromosome 29, STF_HiC, whole genome shotgun sequence contains these proteins:
- the METTL1 gene encoding tRNA (guanine-N(7)-)-methyltransferase isoform X2, encoding MAAAEEKEEEAALPPQKRFYRQRAHSNPLADHTLCYPSRPQDMDWASLFPSFFPPEAPPGTPPARVEFADVGCGYGGLLVALSELFPRSLALGLELRGKVAAFTRARIRALQAAQPGRFGNVACVRGNAMKHLPHFFLRGQRTKHKWRIISPAMLAEYGFVLRPGGLVYTVTDVPELHQWMLQHFGEHPLFEPLPPGQLAADPLLPLLPAVTEEGQRARRAGRPPSTAVFRRRPDPPVL
- the METTL1 gene encoding tRNA (guanine-N(7)-)-methyltransferase isoform X1 — protein: MAAAEEKEEEAALPPQKRFYRQRAHSNPLADHTLCYPSRPQDMDWASLFPSFFPPEAPPGTPPARVEFADVGCGYGGLLVALSELFPRSLALGLELRGKVAAFTRARIRALQAAQPGRFGNVACVRGNAMKHLPHFFLRGQLSKLFFLFPDPHFKRTKHKWRIISPAMLAEYGFVLRPGGLVYTVTDVPELHQWMLQHFGEHPLFEPLPPGQLAADPLLPLLPAVTEEGQRARRAGRPPSTAVFRRRPDPPVL